In Salminus brasiliensis chromosome 24, fSalBra1.hap2, whole genome shotgun sequence, one genomic interval encodes:
- the LOC140546865 gene encoding uncharacterized protein isoform X1 — protein MVQCFVAECDHSYSKSQCSFFRLPSDAQARRTWEKLSGRPPDCSNENSRICSCHFIGGVKAAGPSLFKWNRERLSHLQAAERGVKEEPEEKDIVSPQGGPGRPTDDRSLLKAAVDSAHAGQTGSVLRTHTMAYPFADLHSDPEHLACLWSLEVPEGFLEVPGGPGAVLWFLSARGGGAWFLEVQVHSLLMSRLRSTGDEVLEDAMAHFKEEETESETKSDAEAEADSSGNLRDC, from the exons ATGGTGCAGTGCTTCGTGGCCGAGTGTGACCACAGTTACAGTAAGAGCCAGTGCAGCTTCTTCCGCCTGCCCAGCGACGCGCAGGCTCGCAGGACGTGGGAGAAGCTCTCCGG ACGCCCCCCGGACTGCTCCAACGAGAACTCCAGGATCTGCAGCTGTCACTTCATCGGAGGGGTGAAGGCCGCAGGGCCGAGTCTCTTCAAATGGAACCGGGAGAGGCTTTCTCACCTGCAGGCTGCAGAGCGTGGAGTCAAG GAGGAGCCTGAGGAGAAGGACATCGTGAGTCCACAAGGAGGTCCTGGACGGCCCACTGATGACCGCTCCCTGCTGAAAGCTGCAGTGGACAGTGCTCATGCAGGTCAGACTGGAAGTGTCCTGAGGACCCACACCATGGCGTATCCCTTTGCTGACTTGCACAGTGACCCAGAACATCTTGCATGCTTGTGGAGCTTGGAGGTTCCTGAAGGGTTCCTGGAGGTTCCTGGAGGTCCAGGGGCTGTTTTGTGGTTTTTGTCAGCCAGG GGTGGTGGGGCCTGGTTCCTGGAGGTTCAGGTTCATTCATTATTAATGTCCCGCTTGCGCTCCACAGGAGACGAGGTGCTGGAGGACGCCATGGCGCACTTTAAAGAGGAGGAGACGGAATCGGAGACGAAATCAGacgctgaggctgaggctgattCTTCGGGAAATCTGAGAGACTGCTAG
- the LOC140546865 gene encoding uncharacterized protein isoform X3, translating to MVQCFVAECDHSYSKSQCSFFRLPSDAQARRTWEKLSGRPPDCSNENSRICSCHFIGGVKAAGPSLFKWNRERLSHLQAAERGVKEEPEEKDIVSPQGGPGRPTDDRSLLKAAVDSAHAGDEVLEDAMAHFKEEETESETKSDAEAEADSSGNLRDC from the exons ATGGTGCAGTGCTTCGTGGCCGAGTGTGACCACAGTTACAGTAAGAGCCAGTGCAGCTTCTTCCGCCTGCCCAGCGACGCGCAGGCTCGCAGGACGTGGGAGAAGCTCTCCGG ACGCCCCCCGGACTGCTCCAACGAGAACTCCAGGATCTGCAGCTGTCACTTCATCGGAGGGGTGAAGGCCGCAGGGCCGAGTCTCTTCAAATGGAACCGGGAGAGGCTTTCTCACCTGCAGGCTGCAGAGCGTGGAGTCAAG GAGGAGCCTGAGGAGAAGGACATCGTGAGTCCACAAGGAGGTCCTGGACGGCCCACTGATGACCGCTCCCTGCTGAAAGCTGCAGTGGACAGTGCTCATGCAG GAGACGAGGTGCTGGAGGACGCCATGGCGCACTTTAAAGAGGAGGAGACGGAATCGGAGACGAAATCAGacgctgaggctgaggctgattCTTCGGGAAATCTGAGAGACTGCTAG
- the pdlim3a gene encoding PDZ and LIM domain protein 3a codes for MPHCVVLEGPAPWGFRLIGGKDFNQPLTIARISSGSKASMVDLSPGDIILAIDGISTANMMHCEAQNRIREATYQLTLTIERPETKLWSPRVSEDGRAHPFKINLEAERQEYRPIGTGHNRRAVPFVAAANIDDKRQVVSSAYNSPIGLYSSGNIQDALHGQLRGLIHNKPESPRILTSIEESDVYQMLQRDRTEEEPHEPRQSGSFKALQDYINSEGTRPIVTRTVRAPTTKPPTPAGNLHRLPMCDKCGNGIVGTVVKVRDKYRHPGCFVCSDCEENLKQKGYFFIDDELYCETHAHARSKPPEGHDLIAAFPSE; via the exons ATGCCACACTGTGTGGTTCTGGAGGGTCCGGCTCCGTGGGGCTTCCGGCTTATCGGAGGAAAAGACTTCAATCAACCACTGACTATTGccagg ATATCTTCAGGCAGCAAGGCCTCCATGGTTGACCTGTCTCCAGGTGACATCATCCTGGCCATAGATGGCATCTCCACCGCTAACATGATGCACTGTGAGGCCCAGAATCGCATCAGGGAGGCAACATATCAGCTCACCTTAACCATTGAGAG GCCGGAGACCAAACTGTGGTCGCCTCGCGTCAGTGAAGATGGGAGAGCCCACCCTTTCAAGATCAACCtggaggcagagagacag GAGTACAGGCCAATAGGCACAGGCCATAACCGGAGGGCTGTTCCATTTGTGGCAGCGGCTAACATTGATGACAAGCGGCAGGTGGTCAGCTCGGCCTACAACTCCCCCATAGGCCTTTATTCCTCAGGCAACATCCAGGACGCCTTACATGGTCAGCTCAGGGGCCTGATCCACAACAAACCGGAGAG tcCTAGGATCCTAACCAGTATAGAAGAGTCGGATGTGTATCAGATGCTGCAGAGAGATCGGACGGAGGAGGAGCCTCATGAGCCCCGCCAATCAGGATCCTTCAAAGCCCTGCAGGATTACATCAACAGTGAGG GAACGCGTCCAATCGTGACGAGAACAGTGCGAGCGCCCACCACCAAGCCCCCCACCCCTGCAGGAAACCTCCACAGACTGCCCATGTGTGACAAGTGCGGCAACGGCATAGT cgGGACGGTCGTAAAGGTTCGGGATAAGTATCGGCACCCCGGCTGCTTCGTCTGCTCGGACTGCGAGGAGAACCTGAAGCAGAAAGGCTACTTCTTCATAGACGACGAGCTTTACTGCGAAACTCACGCACATGCTCGCTCGAAGCCACCAGAAGGTCACGACCTGATCGCAGCTTTCCCTTCAGagtag
- the LOC140546865 gene encoding uncharacterized protein isoform X2: MLYEGELTALKQYGRRPPDCSNENSRICSCHFIGGVKAAGPSLFKWNRERLSHLQAAERGVKEEPEEKDIVSPQGGPGRPTDDRSLLKAAVDSAHAGQTGSVLRTHTMAYPFADLHSDPEHLACLWSLEVPEGFLEVPGGPGAVLWFLSARGGGAWFLEVQVHSLLMSRLRSTGDEVLEDAMAHFKEEETESETKSDAEAEADSSGNLRDC; encoded by the exons ATGTTATACGAGGGTGAACTGACAGCCCTGAAGCAATATGGGAg ACGCCCCCCGGACTGCTCCAACGAGAACTCCAGGATCTGCAGCTGTCACTTCATCGGAGGGGTGAAGGCCGCAGGGCCGAGTCTCTTCAAATGGAACCGGGAGAGGCTTTCTCACCTGCAGGCTGCAGAGCGTGGAGTCAAG GAGGAGCCTGAGGAGAAGGACATCGTGAGTCCACAAGGAGGTCCTGGACGGCCCACTGATGACCGCTCCCTGCTGAAAGCTGCAGTGGACAGTGCTCATGCAGGTCAGACTGGAAGTGTCCTGAGGACCCACACCATGGCGTATCCCTTTGCTGACTTGCACAGTGACCCAGAACATCTTGCATGCTTGTGGAGCTTGGAGGTTCCTGAAGGGTTCCTGGAGGTTCCTGGAGGTCCAGGGGCTGTTTTGTGGTTTTTGTCAGCCAGG GGTGGTGGGGCCTGGTTCCTGGAGGTTCAGGTTCATTCATTATTAATGTCCCGCTTGCGCTCCACAGGAGACGAGGTGCTGGAGGACGCCATGGCGCACTTTAAAGAGGAGGAGACGGAATCGGAGACGAAATCAGacgctgaggctgaggctgattCTTCGGGAAATCTGAGAGACTGCTAG
- the ufsp2 gene encoding ufm1-specific protease 2, translating to MVHTEDSSLVFRLRGVLDLSCHLDSSNEKQGQAAISRSFQTLRSRVSSESLAFSLCNSPVLLWPNKGFRSTAENLAEGAPCRDLHQYIEAEDGGSRKTSKKKEKKDAGPTVVNLKLLLEVTESGDSGAPSLSTVTKAQHCARMPVCVDCVFSASGHDTLGRVCAGLVGALCSQLSDMEEAVLKYRKGTSLLVPQPFHFRLPEPPGLLVTVVYPAGVPDSQLLTAREELHQKYGLPSDRPCFRRANAFHFPDEAYKDGYLRNPHAHLTPPSVEDAKLYVVKGVYSYHHYMQDRVDDNGWGCAYRSLQTICSWFQQQGYTDRAVPTHTEIQQALVDVGDKEPPFVGSRQWIGSIEVQAVLNQLLGVTSKILFVSRGSELASKGRELANHFETMGTPIMIGGGVLAHTILGVAWSEISGQIRFLILDPHYTGGEDLQTVTDKGWCGWKGPEFWDQNAYYNLCLPQTPKTV from the exons ATG GTTCACACAGAGGACAGCAGCCTCGTTTTTCGGTTAAGAGGGGTGTTGGACTTGTCCTGCCATCTCGACAGCTCCAATG AAAAACAGGGACAGGCCGCCATCTCCAGATCCTTCCAGACGCTCCGCTCCAGAGTCTCGTCTGAAAGCCTAGCGTTCAGCCTCTGCAACAGCCCCGTACTGCTGTGGCCCAACAAGGGCTTCCGGTCAACAGCGGAGAACCTGGCGGAGGGAGCGCCGTGTAGAGACCTCCATCAGTACATAGA AGCGGAAGATGGGGGAAGCAGGAAGACGTCgaaaaagaaggagaaaaaggacGCCGGTCCT ACCGTGGTgaacctgaagctgctgttggAGGTCACCGAGTCGGGGGACAGCGGAGCTCCGAGTCTCAGCACGGTAACCAAAGCGCAGCACTGCGCGAGGATGCCGGTGTGTGTAGACTGTGTGTTCTCCGCATCAGGACACGACACACTCGGCCG tgtgtgtgcaggccTGGTGGGGGCGCTGTGCAGCCAGTTATCAGACATGGAGGAGGCGGTGCTGAAGTACAGGAAAGGCACGTCTCTGCTGGTGCCCCAGCCTTTCCACTTCCGGCTGCCCGAGCCTCCTGGCCTCCTGGTCACTGTCGTTTACCCTGCGGGAGTGCCAGACAGTCAGCTCCTGACCGCGAGAGAG GAGCTGCACCAGAAGTACGGGTTGCCTAGCGACAGGCCGTGTTTCCGGAGGGCCAACGCGTTTCACTTCCCAGATGAGGCGTATAAAGACGGCTACCTGCGCAATCCTCACGCGCACCTGACCCCGCCCAGCGTGGAGGATGCCAAG TTGTATGTGGTGAAGGGTGTCTACAGCTACCATCATTACATGCAGGACCGCGTGGACGATAACGGCTGGGGCTGCGCCTACCGCTCCCTCCAGACCATCTGCTCCTGGTTTCAGCAGCAGGGCTACACGGACAGAGCGGTGCCCACCCACACCGAGATACAACAG GCTCTCGTGGATGTGGGAGACAAGGAGCCCCCCTTTGTGGGCTCTCGCCAGTGGATCGGCTCCATAGAGGTGCAGGCCGTCCTCAACCAGCTGCTGGGGGTCACCTCAAAGATCCTGTTCGTCAG TCGGGGGTCCGAGCTGGCATCCAAAGGCCGGGAGCTGGCCAATCACTTTGAGACCATGGGGACACCCATAATGATTG GAGGGGGCGTACTGGCGCACACCATCCTGGGCGTAGCCTGGAGCGAGATCAGCGGGCAGatccgcttcctcatcctggaCCCACACTACACGGGCGGAGAGGACCTGCAGACCGTCACCGACAAG